A window from Chryseobacterium vaccae encodes these proteins:
- a CDS encoding glycosyltransferase family 2 protein — MIKVSVIIPVYNAAGLLEKAVTSAFQLEEVKEIILIEDGSTDDSLKVCRKLAAENSRIRLFQHPDGENRGAAATRNLGIEKASEEFITFLDADDFYLPNRFDAEKEIFKSSNIEGVFGAIGTEYLTEKGKQEFQSKFQNVSLSTVNYPAEGEDVFRGLLRLSPKFFGTSIPLNTLTIKKQSLDRHGLRFNPALRLHQDTEFTIRLAYHCYLKTGIIDRAIAMRGIHDNNRITKIVRYTPEYNQRQLLYWNSLYNWSLSKKLPNEYKKRIYLIYKSFDLALKQGINKYACIFLEAMKNPEILKTRYRFTYYRR, encoded by the coding sequence ATGATTAAAGTTTCCGTTATCATACCCGTTTATAATGCAGCAGGGCTTTTAGAAAAAGCAGTAACCTCAGCCTTTCAGTTAGAAGAAGTAAAAGAAATTATCCTTATTGAAGACGGATCAACAGATGATTCTCTGAAGGTCTGTCGGAAACTGGCAGCTGAAAACTCCAGGATCAGGTTATTTCAGCATCCTGACGGAGAAAACAGAGGCGCCGCAGCCACCAGAAACCTCGGTATTGAAAAAGCATCTGAAGAATTTATTACTTTTCTGGATGCAGATGATTTTTATCTTCCCAACCGTTTTGATGCAGAAAAAGAAATTTTTAAAAGCTCCAATATTGAAGGGGTATTCGGAGCTATCGGCACAGAATATTTAACTGAGAAAGGAAAACAGGAATTTCAGTCTAAATTTCAAAACGTCTCACTGAGTACGGTAAATTATCCTGCAGAAGGAGAAGACGTCTTCCGGGGCCTTTTAAGGCTTTCACCTAAATTTTTCGGTACATCAATACCCCTGAATACACTGACTATAAAAAAGCAGTCTCTGGACCGCCACGGACTACGTTTTAATCCGGCTCTCCGCCTACATCAGGACACAGAATTTACCATCAGGCTTGCTTATCATTGCTATCTGAAAACAGGTATTATAGATCGGGCTATTGCTATGAGAGGCATTCATGACAACAACAGAATTACCAAAATCGTAAGATATACCCCAGAATACAATCAACGGCAGCTATTGTACTGGAATTCTCTCTACAATTGGTCTTTATCCAAGAAGTTACCCAATGAATATAAAAAGAGAATTTATCTAATCTATAAATCATTTGATCTTGCTTTAAAACAAGGGATAAATAAATATGCCTGCATATTTCTGGAAGCCATGAAAAACCCTGAGATATTAAAGACTAGATATCGTTTTACCTATTATCGCCGATAA
- the asnB gene encoding asparagine synthase (glutamine-hydrolyzing), which yields MCGIAGIISSNARNYQEEIRRMTDSMIHRGPDSSHYEFYDHAALGHRRLSIIDLSDNGKQPMFSNTRNECIVLNGEIYGYQYLKRKYAEYPYHGGSDTEVILAMYQRKQENLIHDLPGMFAFALWDDQKQQLFCARDRFGEKPFYYAIGNNNEFIFASEIKAILASGLISPKVSNDALSHYLQYGYVSTYQSIYSNIFTLPPAHQLIWKDGKISVSRYYSIPAKDRTISLSDAKDEFLYLLKNAVKKQLIADVEVGSFLSGGLDSSSVVALVDEFLPRQTTISFGYDHKDNELKYAKEIADKYNTNHIEVHEKKEDLAASLLKISPFFDEPFADASFIPHYEICKYAREKLTVVLSGDVGDELFGGYHFYTVENKLRNHFSYKNIVAQFGLKLYQKLKTTSYLTRKNIEYSSIMDFHLNSVRNAFSKQERSLLGITSDYVQNFSFTPDTDSLNDIMRVDLENYVPANMLVKSDRMAMANSLEVRTPFLDLDFAEFCIQLPDQLKLDDTNDKIILREAMGSYWTETIRKRHKQGFGLGVKNWFAEDNLMQLSDDLLKNPNHKVFSYIDFKAVQQFLNKDEKHWNILQLALWADNNASIL from the coding sequence ATGTGCGGAATAGCAGGAATCATAAGCAGTAATGCCAGGAATTATCAGGAAGAGATCCGGAGAATGACCGACTCTATGATCCACCGCGGTCCCGACTCTTCACACTATGAATTTTATGATCACGCCGCTCTGGGGCACCGCAGGCTTTCCATTATCGACCTCTCTGACAATGGAAAACAGCCCATGTTCTCCAATACAAGAAATGAATGTATTGTTCTGAACGGTGAAATTTACGGCTACCAGTATCTTAAGAGAAAATATGCTGAATATCCTTATCACGGCGGTTCAGATACGGAGGTCATTCTGGCGATGTACCAGAGAAAACAGGAAAACCTCATCCACGATCTTCCGGGTATGTTTGCATTTGCACTCTGGGACGATCAGAAGCAGCAGCTCTTCTGTGCAAGAGACCGTTTTGGAGAAAAACCGTTTTATTACGCTATAGGAAATAATAATGAATTTATTTTTGCATCAGAGATCAAAGCGATTCTGGCTTCAGGATTAATAAGTCCTAAAGTAAGCAATGATGCACTCTCCCACTATCTTCAGTACGGCTATGTAAGTACGTATCAAAGTATTTATAGCAATATATTTACCCTTCCTCCTGCTCACCAGCTGATATGGAAAGATGGGAAAATTTCAGTCTCCCGTTATTACAGCATTCCGGCAAAAGACAGGACAATCAGTCTTTCCGATGCTAAAGATGAGTTTCTTTACCTGCTTAAAAATGCAGTAAAAAAGCAGCTTATTGCAGATGTGGAAGTAGGAAGCTTTCTAAGCGGAGGGCTGGATTCTTCATCTGTAGTCGCTTTAGTTGATGAATTTCTTCCACGCCAGACAACCATTAGTTTCGGATATGATCATAAAGACAATGAACTGAAATATGCCAAAGAAATTGCCGATAAATACAATACCAATCATATAGAAGTTCATGAAAAGAAAGAAGATCTTGCAGCATCACTTTTAAAAATCTCTCCTTTTTTTGATGAACCTTTTGCCGATGCTTCATTCATTCCTCATTATGAAATCTGTAAATATGCCCGGGAAAAATTAACCGTCGTATTATCAGGAGATGTAGGTGATGAATTGTTCGGAGGCTATCATTTCTATACCGTTGAAAACAAATTAAGAAATCACTTCAGCTATAAAAATATTGTCGCACAGTTTGGTCTGAAACTGTATCAGAAGTTGAAAACAACCTCATATCTTACCCGGAAAAACATTGAATATTCATCCATCATGGATTTTCATTTGAATTCCGTAAGAAATGCCTTCAGTAAACAGGAGCGTAGCCTGCTGGGGATTACTTCTGATTATGTCCAGAACTTCAGTTTCACCCCTGATACAGATTCTCTGAATGATATTATGCGAGTGGATCTTGAAAATTATGTCCCTGCCAATATGCTGGTAAAATCAGACCGGATGGCTATGGCCAATTCACTGGAAGTACGTACTCCGTTCCTTGATCTGGATTTTGCAGAATTCTGTATTCAGCTTCCAGATCAGCTGAAGCTGGATGATACCAACGATAAAATCATTCTTCGTGAAGCAATGGGCTCCTATTGGACGGAAACCATCAGAAAACGACACAAGCAGGGCTTTGGATTAGGGGTGAAAAACTGGTTTGCAGAAGACAATCTGATGCAGCTTTCTGATGATCTGCTGAAAAATCCGAATCATAAAGTTTTCAGCTATATAGATTTTAAAGCAGTGCAGCAATTCCTGAATAAGGATGAAAAACACTGGAACATCTTACAGCTGGCACTTTGGGCAGATAATAACGCATCCATATTATAA
- a CDS encoding glycosyltransferase family 2 protein gives MLKIHIIIVTYNAMKWAERCFTSLRNSSLPVKCFVIDNGSSDGTQEYIRTHFPEVDFTQSETNLGFGKANNIGIEKAYKEGADFFYLMNQDAWLYRDTMEEMIEVYNVHPDQSSIGIISPIHIDGSEKYLDIFLDQYIASNYEKTRMISDLYFQTLKPYYEIRFVNAAHWLLPRKTIETVGGFNPYFFHYGEDNEFVNRIHFHQKKVLLIPGSKAVHDGVQKLDKIDYTKFENVRIEINAMNPNLPDAVHLEKKALRQSMIKNFILGNMAQYKTLSQKYKKISSDEKQLISFRNMVAQKGATFLNLS, from the coding sequence ATGCTAAAGATCCACATCATTATTGTTACCTACAACGCCATGAAATGGGCAGAAAGGTGCTTTACCAGCCTCAGGAATTCTTCACTTCCCGTAAAATGTTTCGTTATAGACAACGGATCTTCAGACGGTACCCAGGAATATATCAGAACTCATTTTCCTGAAGTAGATTTTACACAGTCAGAAACCAACCTTGGATTCGGAAAGGCTAATAATATCGGTATTGAAAAAGCATACAAAGAAGGTGCAGATTTCTTTTACCTGATGAATCAGGATGCATGGCTGTACCGGGATACCATGGAAGAAATGATTGAGGTTTATAATGTCCATCCAGATCAGAGCAGCATAGGCATTATAAGCCCCATCCATATCGACGGCTCAGAAAAATATCTCGATATTTTTCTGGATCAGTACATTGCCAGCAACTATGAAAAAACAAGAATGATCTCTGATCTGTATTTTCAAACCCTGAAACCCTATTATGAAATCAGATTTGTGAATGCAGCCCACTGGCTGCTTCCCAGAAAAACAATAGAAACTGTAGGAGGTTTTAATCCTTATTTTTTCCATTATGGTGAAGATAATGAGTTTGTAAACCGTATTCATTTTCATCAGAAAAAAGTATTACTGATCCCGGGCAGCAAAGCCGTACATGACGGAGTACAGAAACTGGACAAAATAGATTATACAAAATTTGAAAATGTCAGGATTGAGATCAATGCTATGAATCCTAATCTTCCTGATGCTGTGCATCTCGAAAAAAAAGCGCTCAGACAGAGTATGATCAAGAATTTTATCCTTGGCAACATGGCCCAATATAAAACCTTATCTCAGAAGTATAAAAAAATCTCTTCCGATGAAAAGCAATTGATCAGTTTCAGAAATATGGTGGCCCAAAAAGGAGCTACTTTTCTTAATCTGTCGTAA